A single genomic interval of Methylosinus sp. LW4 harbors:
- the mobF gene encoding MobF family relaxase codes for MITFRKFAAASDGKLVRMYFTEARLGPQPAEQTSEALGQQLEPGSRLTNYYTGRDAGPAWRPDMPLSVARALGVNSHHAPKNEELDRLFEGKRADNGEAWSNHKREISGYDFTFSPHKSVTLAAEFAADPAEAAAIRNAIHRANDAAMRYVAREIGWARRGRAGENGADPGAVGWVSFKHYIARPTLPVQDGREGATYLLEAPIAGDPHDHIHNALFNLVVTGEGHIGSLDTQRLHARVHEFGAFAQAVLADELRALGIRVAYDEKEQAAVILAIPQFANEAFSKSTHQVLRNAKAFAAGQGLDWDDISAEKKAEILREAAAAARLAKHGEKTDHKIWRDQAEAMGWKHATVMEGAKIDALPVEARIERAYAFAARHLAEEFHTAAVIDHDRLRVHAARGLIGAGVAGGVKDIDRVVEQIERKGIELHGEHVDLVSAWAKRENAEDEPRQVLRVTNSAQIRVEEDLRMSISVEI; via the coding sequence ATGATTACTTTCCGCAAATTCGCGGCGGCCTCCGACGGCAAGCTCGTCCGCATGTATTTCACCGAGGCGAGACTCGGCCCGCAGCCGGCCGAGCAGACGTCCGAGGCGCTCGGCCAACAGCTGGAGCCCGGTTCCCGCCTCACCAACTATTACACAGGTCGCGACGCGGGGCCGGCGTGGCGGCCGGACATGCCTCTTTCCGTCGCCCGAGCGCTCGGCGTCAATTCTCATCATGCGCCCAAGAACGAGGAGCTGGACCGCCTGTTCGAAGGCAAGCGCGCCGATAATGGCGAGGCCTGGTCGAACCATAAGCGCGAGATCAGCGGCTACGACTTCACCTTCTCGCCCCACAAATCCGTGACGCTCGCCGCCGAATTCGCGGCCGATCCGGCAGAGGCGGCCGCCATCCGCAACGCCATCCATCGCGCCAATGATGCAGCGATGCGCTATGTCGCTCGGGAAATCGGCTGGGCGCGGCGCGGGCGCGCGGGGGAGAACGGCGCCGATCCCGGCGCGGTCGGCTGGGTGAGCTTCAAGCATTATATCGCCCGTCCGACCCTGCCGGTTCAGGACGGCCGCGAGGGCGCGACCTATCTCCTCGAAGCGCCGATCGCCGGCGATCCGCACGATCACATCCATAATGCGCTGTTCAATCTCGTCGTCACCGGCGAGGGCCATATCGGATCGCTCGACACCCAGCGGCTCCATGCCCGCGTCCACGAGTTCGGCGCCTTCGCTCAGGCGGTCCTCGCCGACGAGCTGCGCGCGCTCGGCATTCGCGTCGCCTATGACGAGAAGGAGCAGGCCGCCGTCATCCTCGCCATCCCGCAATTCGCCAATGAGGCCTTCAGCAAGAGCACCCATCAGGTCCTGCGCAACGCCAAGGCCTTCGCCGCAGGCCAAGGCCTCGACTGGGACGACATCTCCGCCGAAAAGAAAGCCGAAATCCTCCGCGAGGCGGCGGCGGCCGCTCGCCTGGCCAAGCATGGCGAGAAGACCGACCACAAAATCTGGCGCGATCAGGCCGAGGCGATGGGCTGGAAACACGCCACCGTCATGGAGGGCGCGAAGATCGACGCGCTGCCGGTCGAGGCGCGGATCGAGCGGGCCTACGCTTTCGCCGCGAGACACCTCGCCGAAGAATTCCACACGGCCGCCGTGATCGACCATGATCGACTCCGCGTCCACGCGGCGCGCGGACTGATCGGCGCCGGCGTCGCCGGCGGGGTCAAGGACATAGACCGCGTCGTCGAGCAGATCGAGCGCAAGGGGATCGAGCTTCACGGCGAGCATGTCGATCTCGTCTCCGCCTGGGCGAAGCGCGAGAATGCCGAGGACGAGCCGCGGCAGGTGCTGCGCGTCACCAATTCCGCGCAGATCCGCGTCGAGGAAGACCTGCGCATGTCGATTTCCGTCGAGATTTGA
- a CDS encoding efflux transporter outer membrane subunit yields the protein MTDANLLIRRGCVLGAALASMTLSACAVGPDYTPAPAPDATRFTREPTVSPGNGQIFAQGAEAPPRWWKAYRSEALDALVEEALAKSPTLEAAEAAIRAADATASAQEGAFFPQVSGMSSSTRSSAGGGAPTNLFTKQLNASFTPDIWGANARAVESLEAQAERARLQLAAARLTLAHDVVVAAIEEASLRSQIATTQKLVAIQQENLALLTLQHSLGAASGLDLASQEAALAQTRQSLPGLDGRLAAQRNRLTALAGRYPSQEIDETFALSELALPKELPLRLPAQVVEKRPDILQAATDVHGASADVGVAVAARLPNVTLTADTGASALKLAQLFAPGTGFYTLAGTVSQPIFQGMTLLNRQRAAEARLEEAKARYRETVIGAFQNVADSLRALQADARSVRAARLAEAAARRFLDQTRAQRKYGGVSQLAVLTAQQSYLNASMARVRAEVSRLSDVAALFTATGG from the coding sequence GTGACTGACGCGAATCTCCTCATTCGCCGCGGCTGCGTCCTCGGAGCGGCGCTCGCGAGCATGACGCTCTCCGCCTGCGCCGTCGGCCCGGATTACACGCCCGCTCCCGCGCCCGACGCGACGCGATTCACGCGCGAGCCGACCGTCTCGCCCGGCAATGGACAGATCTTCGCGCAAGGGGCGGAGGCGCCGCCGCGATGGTGGAAGGCTTATCGCTCCGAGGCGCTGGACGCGCTCGTCGAGGAGGCGCTCGCGAAAAGCCCGACGCTCGAGGCGGCGGAGGCGGCGATACGCGCGGCGGATGCGACGGCGAGCGCGCAGGAGGGGGCGTTTTTTCCGCAGGTTTCGGGAATGTCGAGCTCGACCCGGTCGAGCGCCGGCGGCGGCGCGCCGACCAATCTGTTCACCAAGCAATTGAACGCCTCCTTCACGCCGGACATTTGGGGCGCCAACGCGAGGGCCGTCGAATCGCTCGAGGCGCAGGCCGAGCGCGCGCGCCTGCAATTGGCGGCGGCCCGACTGACGCTCGCCCATGACGTCGTCGTCGCGGCGATCGAGGAGGCCTCGCTGCGCAGCCAGATCGCCACGACGCAGAAGCTGGTGGCGATCCAGCAGGAAAACCTCGCGCTGCTCACCCTGCAGCATTCTCTCGGCGCCGCCTCGGGGCTCGATCTCGCGTCTCAGGAAGCTGCGCTGGCGCAGACGCGCCAGTCGCTCCCCGGACTCGATGGGCGGCTCGCGGCGCAGCGCAATCGCCTGACCGCGCTCGCCGGCCGCTATCCGTCACAGGAGATCGACGAGACCTTCGCGCTCTCCGAATTGGCGCTTCCCAAGGAGCTTCCGCTGCGTCTGCCGGCGCAGGTCGTCGAAAAACGGCCAGACATATTGCAGGCGGCGACGGATGTGCATGGAGCGAGCGCGGATGTCGGCGTGGCGGTCGCCGCCCGCCTCCCCAATGTGACGCTCACCGCCGACACAGGAGCCAGCGCGCTGAAGCTCGCACAATTATTCGCGCCGGGAACGGGCTTCTATACGCTCGCGGGAACGGTCTCGCAGCCGATTTTTCAGGGAATGACGCTGCTGAATCGCCAGCGCGCCGCCGAAGCGCGGCTCGAGGAGGCGAAAGCGCGCTATCGCGAGACGGTGATCGGCGCGTTCCAGAATGTCGCCGACAGCCTGCGGGCGCTTCAAGCCGACGCGCGCTCGGTGCGCGCCGCGCGCCTCGCGGAAGCCGCCGCGCGGCGCTTCCTCGACCAGACGCGCGCGCAACGCAAATATGGCGGCGTCTCGCAGCTCGCCGTCTTGACCGCGCAACAGTCTTATCTCAACGCCTCTATGGCCCGCGTCCGCGCGGAGGTGAGCCGCCTCTCCGACGTTGCGGCGCTGTTCACGGCGACCGGAGGATAG
- a CDS encoding MacB family efflux pump subunit: MSDAPFLRLRAVSRRYRVGGQDVNALRAIDLDIASGEMIALVGASGSGKSTLMNILGCLDRPNSGIYSVAGRDTSKLDPDETAALRCAYFGFVFQRYHLLSQLTARDNVEIPAVYAGAGAAERHARATELLTRLGLGERLDHLPNELSGGQQQRVSIARALMNGGAVILADEPTGALDSATGEEMMKILLELNARGHTLIIATHDHRVAAHAKRIIEMADGVIVGDRAIAHEAGPASPKPAISTIRPSPWIRYLDAARMAFLSLRAHRLRTALTALGVIIGVFAVVMTVALGDNAQRFLEKSLEAVGAKQFEIEPGQQYGDPRAERLQTLTVQDLDALRRQYYVRSASPRQTTSSLLRYGSSSGLATIWGVGESYFDVKSLAIVAGVAFDAEDVARQAQVIVIDENVQRQFFGSESPLGKTVYIGNLPCMIIGVVGHVEGRLQQSSDSKLNVWVPFTVVSTRLTGRQHLQNIFLRLRADQSTEIAERRMTDLLSERHRTKDFVVWNLDEVSKTSENLVLVMSLVFATIGAISLVVGGVGVMNIMLVSAAERAKEIGIRIAVGARRADIRDQFLTEAIAACLLGAAGGVAISVAIGFVLAWLSPKGFEFALSGRAVAIAVGCAALTGVVAGYAPARKAARLDPVEALARD, translated from the coding sequence ATGAGCGACGCGCCTTTTCTGCGATTGCGCGCCGTATCCCGCCGCTATCGCGTCGGCGGCCAGGATGTGAATGCGCTCCGCGCCATAGATCTCGACATCGCCTCGGGCGAGATGATCGCGCTCGTCGGCGCCTCCGGCTCCGGCAAATCGACCTTGATGAATATTCTCGGCTGCCTCGATCGACCCAATTCAGGAATCTACAGCGTCGCCGGACGAGATACGTCGAAGCTCGATCCCGATGAGACCGCCGCCTTGCGCTGCGCTTATTTCGGCTTCGTCTTCCAGCGCTATCATTTGCTGTCGCAGCTGACCGCCAGGGACAATGTGGAGATTCCGGCAGTCTACGCCGGCGCGGGCGCCGCCGAACGACATGCCCGCGCCACCGAGCTGCTGACGCGTCTCGGCCTCGGCGAAAGGCTCGATCATCTGCCCAACGAGCTGTCCGGCGGCCAGCAGCAGCGCGTCAGCATCGCGCGCGCGCTGATGAATGGCGGCGCCGTCATTCTCGCGGACGAGCCGACCGGTGCGCTCGACAGCGCGACCGGCGAGGAGATGATGAAAATCCTGCTCGAGCTCAATGCTCGAGGGCATACGCTGATCATCGCGACGCATGATCATCGGGTCGCCGCACATGCGAAGCGAATTATCGAAATGGCGGACGGCGTCATTGTCGGCGATCGCGCCATCGCACATGAGGCCGGGCCGGCGTCGCCGAAGCCCGCGATCTCGACGATCCGTCCCTCGCCATGGATCCGCTACCTCGACGCGGCGCGAATGGCTTTCTTGTCGTTGCGGGCGCATCGGTTGCGCACCGCCTTGACCGCGCTCGGCGTCATCATCGGCGTCTTCGCCGTCGTCATGACCGTCGCCCTCGGCGACAATGCGCAGCGCTTCCTGGAGAAATCCCTCGAAGCGGTGGGCGCGAAGCAATTCGAAATCGAGCCGGGACAGCAATATGGCGACCCCCGCGCCGAACGGCTGCAAACTCTGACCGTTCAGGACCTCGACGCGCTCCGCCGACAATATTACGTCCGCAGCGCCAGTCCGAGACAAACGACATCGTCTTTGTTGCGATATGGCTCGTCGAGCGGGCTCGCGACGATCTGGGGCGTCGGCGAGAGCTATTTCGACGTCAAATCTCTCGCCATCGTCGCAGGCGTGGCCTTCGATGCGGAAGACGTCGCCCGACAGGCGCAAGTCATCGTCATCGACGAGAATGTCCAGCGACAGTTTTTCGGCTCGGAGTCTCCGCTCGGCAAGACGGTCTATATCGGCAATCTGCCATGCATGATCATCGGCGTTGTCGGCCATGTCGAGGGACGGCTTCAGCAAAGCTCGGATAGCAAGCTCAATGTCTGGGTCCCGTTCACGGTCGTCTCGACCAGGCTGACCGGCCGCCAGCATCTCCAGAACATTTTCCTGCGATTGCGCGCCGATCAATCGACGGAGATCGCCGAGCGCAGAATGACCGACCTGCTCTCGGAGCGGCATCGGACAAAGGACTTTGTCGTGTGGAACCTCGACGAGGTGAGCAAGACGAGTGAAAATCTCGTCCTGGTCATGTCGCTCGTATTCGCCACGATCGGCGCGATCTCGCTCGTCGTCGGCGGCGTCGGGGTGATGAACATCATGCTGGTGTCGGCGGCGGAACGCGCCAAGGAGATCGGCATACGCATCGCCGTCGGCGCGCGGCGAGCCGATATCCGCGATCAATTTCTCACCGAAGCGATCGCTGCATGCCTGCTCGGCGCCGCGGGAGGCGTCGCGATCTCTGTGGCCATCGGATTCGTCCTCGCATGGCTGTCGCCGAAGGGGTTCGAATTCGCACTGTCCGGCCGCGCCGTCGCCATCGCCGTCGGTTGCGCGGCGCTGACCGGCGTCGTCGCCGGCTATGCGCCGGCGCGCAAGGCCGCGCGGCTCGATCCCGTGGAGGCGCTCGCCCGTGACTGA
- a CDS encoding efflux RND transporter periplasmic adaptor subunit, with the protein MAAFGLAAYLAVRFLFAPASIGYVTEKAARVDLETSVLATGALQATRQVDVGTRVTGQLKSLRVALGDHVHAGDLLAIIDPVLPENDLRSQQANLARLEADRRAAIARQKKSKLEFDRQKGMIRGDATSRRDLEAAEQQLIADEESIASLDAQIAQARAQIEIAATNLAYTKITAPIDGDVVAILTREGQTVVASQTVPVILKLADLDAMTVKTQISEGDVTRVRVGQAVSFSIMSEPDRSFSGVLRAVEPAPQSYSEPASMASASSSSSTGPSSAVFYNALFDVANSDRLLRIGMTAQVSIRLGDARNVLAVPVGALREKIADGRYRVRVIDRSGVATRSIRTGVNNHIRVEVIDGLAEGEEVVVGERLGSSVRGAKDEP; encoded by the coding sequence TTGGCCGCGTTCGGCCTCGCGGCCTATCTCGCCGTGAGATTCCTCTTCGCCCCCGCGTCGATCGGCTATGTCACTGAAAAAGCCGCCCGCGTCGATCTCGAGACGAGCGTGCTCGCGACGGGCGCCTTGCAGGCGACGCGTCAGGTCGATGTCGGCACGCGCGTCACCGGGCAGCTGAAGTCGCTGAGGGTCGCCCTGGGCGATCATGTCCACGCGGGCGATCTGCTCGCGATCATCGATCCGGTTCTGCCGGAGAATGATCTGCGTTCCCAGCAGGCCAATCTGGCGCGGCTCGAGGCCGACCGCCGGGCGGCGATCGCGCGCCAGAAAAAGTCGAAGCTCGAATTCGATCGGCAGAAGGGCATGATCCGAGGCGACGCGACCTCGCGCCGCGATCTCGAGGCGGCCGAGCAGCAATTGATCGCCGATGAAGAATCGATCGCCTCGCTCGACGCGCAGATCGCGCAGGCCCGCGCGCAGATCGAGATCGCCGCGACCAACCTCGCCTACACGAAGATCACCGCGCCGATCGACGGCGACGTCGTCGCCATTCTGACGCGCGAAGGCCAGACTGTCGTCGCCTCCCAGACCGTGCCGGTCATATTGAAGCTCGCCGATCTCGACGCGATGACCGTCAAGACGCAAATCTCCGAAGGCGATGTGACGCGCGTGCGCGTCGGCCAAGCCGTCTCCTTCTCGATCATGAGCGAGCCGGACAGGAGCTTTTCCGGCGTGCTACGCGCGGTCGAGCCGGCACCGCAGAGCTATTCCGAGCCGGCTTCGATGGCCTCCGCATCCTCCTCCTCGAGCACCGGCCCGTCGAGCGCGGTGTTCTACAATGCGCTGTTCGATGTCGCGAATTCCGACCGTCTGTTGCGCATCGGCATGACCGCGCAAGTCTCGATCCGGCTCGGCGACGCGCGCAATGTTCTGGCCGTTCCTGTCGGCGCCTTGCGCGAGAAGATCGCCGACGGACGCTATCGCGTGCGCGTCATCGACCGCTCTGGAGTCGCGACGCGCAGCATTCGGACCGGGGTCAATAATCACATTCGAGTCGAGGTGATCGACGGTCTCGCCGAGGGCGAGGAGGTCGTCGTCGGCGAGCGGCTCGGCTCGTCGGTGCGCGGAGCAAAGGACGAGCCATGA
- a CDS encoding PepSY-associated TM helix domain-containing protein encodes MIRGTFVFLHRWVGLLMAVFLIIVGLTGSLLAFHHELEHVFAPEFYATPRPGVPPLDFATLMERAPPIPHARIIGAQWNGIDQAQINYRPEKDPATGKPYDLGFNQLCVDPWTGDELGRRMIGDYSKSSNFMRFIYKLHVALLVSGPGTLILGIVAVLWTLDCFNGFYLTLPVSFSGFWRKWKAAWVIKRGAGAYRLNLDLHRASGLWLWPMLFIFAWSSVMFNLRPLYDWTMSRFMHHYSILDEVMKLKDIPMRAAKPVPALEPRAALEAAQRLAAEQAKTQGHGAPEPTQFLYMEPFGVYMYAARSSAPRDGFLEERPSLITIDGDTGAPADVPFLRLTEKQELVDRWLVALHVAGVFGLPYKIFVCVLGLVITLLSATGVYLWWKKLEARRFRKRRGSSARAPRESLAAD; translated from the coding sequence ATGATCCGCGGCACCTTCGTCTTCCTGCATCGCTGGGTCGGCCTGTTGATGGCGGTGTTTCTTATCATCGTCGGCCTTACCGGCAGCCTGCTCGCCTTCCACCACGAGTTGGAACATGTCTTCGCGCCCGAGTTCTACGCGACGCCACGGCCCGGCGTCCCGCCCCTCGATTTCGCGACGCTGATGGAGCGCGCGCCGCCCATTCCCCATGCGCGGATCATCGGCGCGCAATGGAACGGAATCGATCAGGCGCAGATCAACTACAGGCCCGAAAAAGATCCGGCCACAGGCAAGCCCTATGATCTCGGATTCAACCAGCTCTGCGTCGATCCCTGGACCGGCGACGAGCTCGGACGTCGCATGATCGGCGACTATTCCAAAAGCAGCAACTTCATGCGCTTCATCTACAAATTGCACGTCGCGCTGCTCGTCTCCGGTCCGGGCACGCTGATCCTCGGTATCGTCGCCGTGCTCTGGACGCTCGACTGCTTCAACGGATTCTACCTGACGCTTCCCGTCTCCTTTTCCGGCTTCTGGCGGAAATGGAAGGCCGCTTGGGTTATCAAGCGCGGCGCCGGCGCCTATCGGCTCAATCTCGATCTACACCGGGCGAGCGGCCTCTGGCTTTGGCCCATGCTGTTCATCTTCGCTTGGTCGAGCGTGATGTTCAATCTGCGGCCGCTCTATGATTGGACGATGTCGAGATTCATGCATCACTACTCCATTCTCGATGAAGTCATGAAGCTGAAGGACATACCGATGCGCGCGGCGAAGCCCGTCCCCGCGCTCGAGCCGCGCGCCGCTCTGGAGGCGGCCCAGCGCCTCGCGGCCGAGCAGGCGAAGACGCAGGGTCACGGCGCGCCGGAGCCCACGCAATTTCTCTATATGGAGCCGTTCGGCGTCTATATGTACGCCGCGCGCAGCAGCGCTCCCCGAGACGGCTTCCTCGAAGAGCGACCGAGCCTCATCACGATCGACGGCGACACTGGAGCGCCAGCCGATGTTCCTTTTCTACGTCTGACGGAGAAGCAGGAACTCGTCGACCGCTGGCTCGTCGCGCTGCATGTGGCGGGCGTGTTCGGCCTGCCATACAAAATCTTCGTCTGCGTCCTCGGCCTCGTCATCACCCTGCTGTCGGCGACCGGCGTCTACCTCTGGTGGAAGAAGCTCGAGGCCCGACGCTTCCGCAAGCGGCGCGGCTCGTCCGCCCGCGCGCCTCGAGAGTCGCTGGCGGCCGACTGA
- a CDS encoding TonB-dependent siderophore receptor, with the protein MSAVLAAAMGVLAFGGDAPASAHARMPAAEIAAEVKSYRIPAGSVGMALARIAEQNGLQLVFLAGLTRNVKTSGLAGDYTLGGALDRLLAGTGLGYRLADNQRDVFIVLAQNDTGVRSDAGAEALPAIDIGAERPRAGGPGSGKGEGLTSQNSYVVPNASTATKTDTPVMNTPINVQTITQKALEDQQATTLRDALQNVSGVTIVEALGQTSQRTAGFFVRGFATQEFYQDGVRVTGVTTNGAGTIDIAGTKQFANIGGIELLKGPAAILYGLSEPGGIVNITTRAPLDTPHYAIQQQIGALAFYRTSLSATGPVTSDKSVLYRVDMSYENNGAPFGSVIDRTHSRNFFVAPVVKWQIDNDTWIKAEVNYSNDLSSLYEFRAASINGTFLDTPRNTSLYGFGQAFQPTVYAALTGAHNFNDDWSLRSRVTFYSTNSNAITDPALSTSAGSNPLITLGTSYSTTQMSSWQTNQDLVGHFDLLGAKNTLLLGGDYSRFTSASISQGFVPWGWSAISLLNPIFPGVPASPLTSTNHQESYNRQDTAGVYVQDQIELPYGFHVMAGARYQYVFQWNTLASRSASFVSGPVSNSGIPAHMARVTPRFGLLWRPQSWVSLYGNYTEGFAANSGTIYPGTPAPPTDAESWEAGAKFEFFDGRLRANIDYYNLVKTNVPISDPDATHLCNGTPSCISLVGKARSSGPEIDIQGELLPGWNVILNYTNQDVRVAEGTQQSGLKPGQRYPNVPRNLARLWTTYEFQVPELKGLKVGAGYTYHGSQPPFDVTAGRVGAVPLLWSYGLVDLMAAYSFDLDGVKTTAQINATNIFDRSYYTFARVQTLPSSNYNVINGRTWGAPFNIVGSLKFEF; encoded by the coding sequence ATGAGCGCGGTTCTGGCGGCGGCGATGGGGGTTCTCGCATTCGGCGGCGATGCGCCGGCGTCCGCCCACGCCCGCATGCCGGCCGCGGAGATCGCCGCCGAAGTGAAATCCTATCGCATTCCAGCCGGATCGGTCGGCATGGCGCTGGCCCGCATCGCTGAACAGAATGGCCTGCAATTGGTGTTCCTGGCCGGGCTCACACGCAATGTGAAGACGAGTGGGTTAGCCGGAGACTACACGCTCGGCGGCGCGCTCGATCGGCTGCTGGCGGGGACGGGTCTCGGCTACCGCCTCGCCGACAATCAGCGTGACGTGTTCATCGTGCTGGCGCAGAACGACACGGGCGTGCGCAGCGACGCCGGGGCGGAGGCGCTGCCGGCGATCGACATAGGGGCGGAACGGCCGCGGGCGGGTGGGCCGGGCAGCGGAAAGGGCGAGGGCCTCACCTCGCAGAACAGCTATGTCGTGCCGAACGCCTCCACGGCGACCAAGACCGACACGCCGGTCATGAATACTCCGATCAACGTGCAGACGATCACGCAGAAAGCGCTCGAGGACCAGCAGGCGACGACATTGAGGGACGCCTTGCAGAATGTCAGCGGCGTCACCATCGTCGAAGCTCTCGGGCAAACGTCACAGAGAACTGCTGGCTTTTTTGTTCGCGGCTTCGCGACGCAGGAGTTCTACCAGGACGGGGTTCGGGTCACCGGCGTCACTACGAATGGCGCCGGCACAATAGATATCGCCGGCACGAAACAATTCGCCAACATCGGCGGAATCGAGCTGCTGAAAGGCCCCGCCGCTATTCTCTACGGACTTTCCGAGCCCGGAGGCATCGTCAACATCACGACTCGGGCCCCCCTGGACACGCCTCATTACGCCATCCAGCAGCAGATCGGGGCGTTGGCATTCTACCGCACGAGCCTCAGCGCCACGGGCCCGGTCACCAGCGACAAGTCGGTGCTGTACAGGGTCGACATGTCCTATGAGAACAACGGCGCACCCTTCGGCTCCGTCATCGACCGAACGCACAGCCGGAATTTTTTTGTCGCGCCGGTCGTCAAATGGCAGATCGACAACGACACCTGGATAAAGGCGGAGGTAAATTACAGCAACGACCTGTCGAGCCTTTATGAATTCCGTGCTGCGTCGATCAACGGAACGTTCTTAGACACGCCACGCAACACGAGCCTCTATGGATTTGGCCAAGCATTTCAGCCGACAGTCTATGCGGCGCTGACAGGAGCGCATAATTTCAATGATGACTGGTCACTCAGATCGCGGGTCACGTTTTACAGCACGAACAGCAACGCGATAACCGACCCGGCGTTATCGACAAGCGCGGGCTCCAACCCGTTGATCACGCTGGGTACTTCATATTCGACGACACAAATGTCGTCTTGGCAGACCAATCAGGATCTCGTCGGCCATTTCGATCTGCTCGGAGCCAAGAACACTCTGCTGCTCGGCGGCGACTACTCTCGATTCACTTCCGCATCGATCAGTCAAGGCTTCGTTCCTTGGGGCTGGTCGGCCATCAGCCTGCTGAATCCCATCTTTCCTGGGGTTCCTGCCTCACCGCTGACTTCAACCAATCACCAGGAATCGTACAATCGGCAGGACACGGCCGGCGTCTATGTGCAGGACCAAATCGAGCTGCCATACGGTTTCCATGTGATGGCCGGGGCCCGCTATCAGTACGTTTTTCAGTGGAACACGCTTGCGAGTAGATCGGCGTCGTTCGTGTCGGGGCCCGTGTCGAACTCCGGCATACCGGCCCACATGGCCCGCGTCACGCCGCGTTTCGGCTTGCTCTGGCGTCCGCAATCTTGGGTGAGCCTCTATGGCAACTACACGGAAGGGTTCGCCGCGAATTCCGGCACGATCTATCCCGGCACGCCTGCGCCGCCCACGGACGCCGAGAGCTGGGAGGCAGGCGCGAAGTTCGAGTTCTTCGACGGAAGGCTGCGCGCCAATATCGACTATTACAATCTAGTCAAGACCAATGTTCCGATATCCGATCCGGACGCGACTCATCTCTGCAACGGCACGCCGTCCTGTATCTCTCTCGTTGGCAAGGCGCGAAGCTCTGGTCCAGAGATCGACATTCAAGGCGAGCTGCTGCCGGGCTGGAACGTGATCCTCAATTATACGAACCAGGACGTTCGCGTCGCCGAGGGCACTCAACAAAGCGGTTTGAAGCCCGGCCAGCGCTACCCCAATGTGCCGCGCAATCTCGCGCGGCTCTGGACGACCTATGAATTTCAGGTGCCAGAGCTAAAGGGGCTGAAGGTCGGCGCCGGCTACACCTATCACGGCTCGCAGCCGCCGTTTGACGTCACCGCCGGGAGAGTCGGCGCGGTCCCTCTGCTCTGGTCCTACGGGCTCGTCGATCTGATGGCGGCCTACAGCTTCGATCTCGACGGGGTGAAGACAACGGCGCAGATCAACGCCACGAATATCTTCGATCGCTCTTATTACACATTCGCCCGCGTGCAGACCCTGCCGTCGTCGAACTACAATGTCATCAATGGTAGGACCTGGGGCGCGCCCTTCAACATCGTCGGGTCACTGAAGTTCGAATTCTGA
- a CDS encoding FecR family protein — MSRDDEPNRDGDPSAAALAWWVKCDAGPLSAADRAALDAWLAADPSHRAAFDEASRLFDDVQELWTGGRPGLAKRPARITPFAALLAASLAAFLFFDEIALRFRADVLTGVGETRVVELADGSHAHLSARSALTIHYSAGERRIALLAGEAYFEAAPNAARPFVVEAAGATVTALGTAFDIALEDKTHAEVAVAEHRVAVTSGDARTIVEEGRQSRFGADARTTEPSPVDLFRVGGWRRGRLVFEDAPLADVLATLGRYHRGFLFAAPSLRGLRVTGSFDAANPIGAASALEAALGVKTLSLSSYLIYIYN; from the coding sequence ATGAGCCGTGACGACGAGCCGAACCGTGACGGCGATCCTTCCGCGGCGGCGCTTGCCTGGTGGGTCAAATGCGACGCCGGGCCGCTCTCGGCAGCCGATCGCGCGGCTCTCGACGCCTGGCTCGCCGCCGATCCGTCGCATCGTGCCGCTTTCGACGAGGCCTCGCGTCTCTTCGACGACGTGCAGGAGCTCTGGACCGGAGGCCGGCCCGGTCTTGCGAAAAGGCCGGCGCGGATCACGCCATTCGCGGCGCTGCTCGCCGCCTCGCTGGCGGCGTTTCTGTTCTTCGACGAGATCGCTCTGCGCTTTCGCGCCGACGTCCTCACCGGCGTCGGCGAGACCCGCGTGGTCGAACTGGCGGACGGCTCGCACGCCCATCTCTCGGCGCGATCCGCCCTCACTATACATTACAGCGCCGGCGAGCGGCGCATCGCTCTGCTCGCCGGCGAAGCCTATTTCGAGGCGGCGCCGAACGCGGCGCGCCCCTTTGTTGTGGAGGCGGCGGGTGCGACCGTGACCGCGCTCGGCACGGCCTTCGACATCGCGCTCGAGGACAAGACCCATGCCGAGGTCGCCGTCGCCGAGCACAGAGTGGCCGTGACGAGCGGCGACGCCCGCACCATTGTGGAGGAGGGCCGGCAGAGCCGCTTCGGCGCCGACGCGCGGACCACCGAGCCGTCGCCGGTCGATCTCTTTCGCGTCGGCGGCTGGCGGCGCGGACGCCTGGTCTTCGAGGATGCGCCGCTCGCCGACGTGCTGGCGACGCTCGGCCGCTATCACAGGGGCTTCCTGTTCGCAGCGCCCTCCCTGCGGGGCCTGCGCGTGACGGGCTCCTTCGACGCTGCAAATCCGATCGGCGCCGCGAGCGCTCTCGAAGCCGCGCTGGGCGTGAAGACGCTCTCTCTCAGTAGCTATCTGATTTATATATATAACTGA